The following proteins are co-located in the Haliovirga abyssi genome:
- a CDS encoding carbohydrate ABC transporter permease, whose product MKVNNIFKKYRFAYLLILPSIISLVAIQVIPSIQGLYISMLRLNQFTFKDFLRAPFVGLKNYYTILFDPNSMIRVGLLGALRNSAIFTVVVISGTIVVGMGLAMVLNQKFKGRGVARTLLLLPWIVPTYIVGLLASFMYGYDGIINRILFNTLHLLPHPIYWKVGPMTLLSIILITIWRFFPMTMLMYLAALQGISKDYYEAAEIDGASGFQKFRYITLPFLKPVTAMMVLYGMIQHIYSFNIAAMMFGMGSGYPGKWGDLLMTNLMRNSFSLWQYGPGGAASVVLMVMVLALVGMWLKIFKDAITAE is encoded by the coding sequence ATGAAGGTAAATAATATATTCAAAAAATATAGATTTGCATATCTGTTAATATTGCCATCTATAATATCTTTGGTTGCAATACAGGTGATTCCATCTATACAGGGATTATATATATCAATGCTAAGATTAAATCAATTTACATTTAAAGATTTTTTAAGAGCACCTTTTGTAGGATTAAAAAATTATTATACAATTTTATTTGATCCAAATAGTATGATTCGAGTTGGATTATTGGGAGCTCTTAGAAATAGTGCAATATTTACAGTAGTTGTAATTTCTGGAACTATTGTAGTAGGAATGGGACTAGCAATGGTATTAAATCAGAAATTTAAAGGACGAGGTGTAGCAAGAACTCTTTTATTATTACCTTGGATAGTGCCAACATATATAGTTGGACTTTTAGCTTCATTTATGTATGGCTATGATGGAATAATTAATAGAATTTTATTTAATACATTACATTTATTACCACATCCAATATATTGGAAAGTTGGACCAATGACATTACTTAGCATTATTTTAATAACTATTTGGAGATTTTTTCCAATGACTATGTTAATGTATTTGGCTGCGTTACAAGGGATATCAAAAGATTATTATGAAGCAGCAGAAATTGACGGGGCTTCAGGATTTCAAAAATTTAGATATATAACTTTACCATTTTTAAAACCTGTAACAGCTATGATGGTTTTATATGGAATGATTCAACACATTTATTCATTTAATATAGCTGCAATGATGTTTGGAATGGGATCAGGTTATCCAGGTAAATGGGGAGATTTACTAATGACAAATCTAATGAGAAATTCATTTAGTTTATGGCAGTATGGACCAGGAGGAGCGGCTTCAGTTGTGTTAATGGTCATGGTATTAGCATTAGTTGGTATGTGGCTTAAAATATTTAAAGATGCTATTACAGCAGAGTAG
- the nagB gene encoding glucosamine-6-phosphate deaminase translates to MRLIINESVGEWAAIYVAKKINLHKSEKLFVLGLPTGSTPIKMYNKLIELNKKGKVSFKNVVTFNMDEYVNLPENHPESYHTFMKENFFNHIDIKEENINILNGNAKDLDEECAEYEKKIESYGGIDLFIGGVGEDGHIAFNEPGSSLSSKTRTKELTEDTRIVNSRFFGRKIENVPKVALTVGVGTILGAREVLIMATGYKKSLAVYNGVEGSVNHMWTISALQLHRYGILVCDEKATMELKVKTVNYFKDIEKEFLDVDNLEKEL, encoded by the coding sequence ATGAGATTAATAATAAACGAATCTGTAGGAGAATGGGCAGCAATATATGTTGCCAAAAAAATAAATTTGCATAAATCAGAAAAGCTATTTGTATTGGGATTGCCAACAGGAAGCACACCAATAAAAATGTATAATAAATTAATAGAATTAAATAAAAAAGGAAAAGTTAGTTTTAAAAATGTGGTAACATTTAATATGGATGAATATGTAAATTTACCAGAAAATCATCCAGAAAGTTATCATACATTTATGAAAGAGAATTTTTTTAACCATATAGATATAAAAGAAGAAAATATAAATATATTAAATGGAAATGCTAAAGATTTAGATGAAGAATGTGCAGAGTATGAGAAAAAAATAGAAAGTTATGGAGGAATAGACCTATTTATAGGTGGAGTAGGAGAAGATGGACATATAGCATTTAATGAACCAGGATCATCACTAAGTTCAAAAACAAGAACAAAAGAATTAACAGAAGATACAAGAATAGTAAACTCTAGATTTTTTGGAAGAAAAATAGAAAATGTTCCAAAAGTAGCATTAACAGTAGGGGTAGGAACAATACTTGGAGCAAGAGAAGTGTTGATAATGGCAACAGGCTATAAAAAATCATTAGCAGTTTATAATGGAGTAGAAGGAAGTGTAAATCACATGTGGACAATATCTGCCTTGCAACTACATAGATATGGAATATTAGTGTGTGATGAAAAAGCAACAATGGAATTAAAGGTAAAAACAGTAAATTATTTTAAAGATATTGAAAAAGAGTTTTTAGATGTTGATAATTTAGAAAAAGAGCTTTAG
- a CDS encoding ABC transporter ATP-binding protein has translation MAKVILKDMEKTYPNGFKAVHGHNLEIKDGEFMVFVGPSGCAKSTTLRMIAGLEEITGGTVAIGDTIVNELPPKDRGIAMVFQNYALYPHMNVYDNMAFGLKLAKTPKEEIDKRVKNAAEILGITDLLDRKPKEMSGGQRQRVAVGRAIVRDPKVFLFDEPLSNLDAQLRVHMRVEITKLHKKLGTTMIYVTHDQVEAMTMGDRICVMELGVIKQVDTPLNLYNKPENKFVAGFIGSPSMNIVEAKLEKEGETTYVVTEHMKLRLPKEKADKVQKYVGKEVWFGIRPEHIGSHETHPNEKDNYVNSEIYVVEQMGNEVFVYFTPGKNQYIARLGSEGVTVKSGEKYEIWFDTTKCHIFDKETEENISL, from the coding sequence ATGGCAAAAGTAATATTAAAAGATATGGAAAAAACATATCCAAATGGATTTAAAGCAGTACATGGACACAATTTGGAAATAAAAGATGGAGAATTTATGGTATTTGTAGGACCATCAGGTTGTGCAAAATCAACAACATTAAGAATGATAGCAGGACTAGAAGAGATAACAGGAGGAACAGTAGCAATAGGAGATACAATAGTAAATGAGTTGCCGCCAAAAGATAGAGGAATAGCAATGGTATTCCAAAATTATGCCTTGTATCCACATATGAATGTATATGATAATATGGCATTTGGATTAAAATTAGCCAAAACACCAAAAGAAGAGATAGACAAAAGAGTAAAAAATGCAGCAGAAATATTAGGAATAACAGATCTATTAGATAGAAAACCAAAAGAGATGTCAGGAGGACAAAGACAAAGAGTAGCGGTGGGAAGAGCAATAGTAAGAGATCCGAAAGTGTTTTTATTTGATGAACCGTTGTCAAATTTGGATGCTCAATTAAGGGTTCATATGAGAGTAGAGATAACAAAATTACATAAAAAATTGGGAACAACAATGATATATGTAACTCATGATCAAGTAGAAGCAATGACAATGGGAGATAGAATATGTGTAATGGAATTAGGGGTAATAAAACAAGTAGACACTCCATTAAATTTATATAATAAACCAGAAAATAAATTTGTAGCAGGATTTATAGGAAGTCCATCAATGAATATAGTAGAAGCAAAACTAGAAAAAGAAGGAGAGACAACATATGTAGTAACAGAACATATGAAATTAAGATTGCCAAAAGAAAAAGCAGATAAAGTACAAAAATATGTAGGGAAAGAAGTATGGTTTGGAATAAGACCAGAACATATAGGAAGTCATGAAACACATCCAAATGAAAAAGATAATTATGTAAATTCAGAAATATATGTAGTGGAACAAATGGGAAATGAAGTATTTGTATATTTCACACCGGGAAAAAATCAATATATAGCAAGATTAGGAAGTGAAGGAGTAACAGTAAAATCAGGAGAAAAATATGAAATATGGTTTGATACAACTAAATGTCATATATTTGATAAAGAGACAGAAGAAAATATAAGTTTATAA
- a CDS encoding carbohydrate ABC transporter permease, whose product MNYRLKKKLKRYASLAVLWLVVGIVVFPIIYMVVLAGSYSNSIRTGTEFSTVSLSRYIKNFIDMQKNVDFMNYFKNSVIVISSTTIISLVLSILSGYSLARFKFPGSNGFGLTMLATQLIPPTLILIPMYLVFITIQRTFGVQVIDTYMGLIIPYVAIFTPMSIWVIRGFFANLPVELEEAARIDGCSRFQAFRLIMLPLAVPGIIATGIFIFLTAWDELMLASILTTSPRVQTIPVGIRLFIGRIQNRFDLTMMAALVTTIPVAILFFALQKYFVQGMTAGAVKG is encoded by the coding sequence ATGAACTATCGTTTAAAGAAAAAATTAAAAAGATATGCTTCTTTAGCAGTGTTATGGTTAGTTGTAGGAATAGTTGTATTCCCAATAATATATATGGTTGTATTAGCAGGAAGTTATAGTAATAGTATAAGAACTGGAACAGAATTTTCTACAGTAAGTTTATCAAGATATATAAAGAATTTTATTGATATGCAAAAAAATGTTGATTTTATGAATTATTTTAAAAATAGTGTAATAGTAATATCAAGTACAACAATTATATCGTTGGTGTTATCTATTTTATCAGGATATTCTTTAGCAAGATTTAAGTTTCCTGGTTCAAATGGTTTTGGATTAACAATGTTAGCAACTCAACTTATACCCCCAACATTAATATTAATTCCAATGTATTTGGTATTTATAACAATTCAAAGAACTTTTGGAGTGCAGGTTATTGATACTTATATGGGACTTATTATCCCTTATGTCGCGATATTTACTCCTATGAGTATATGGGTAATACGAGGGTTTTTTGCAAATTTACCTGTAGAATTAGAAGAAGCTGCAAGGATTGACGGTTGTAGTAGATTTCAAGCATTTAGATTGATAATGTTACCATTAGCAGTTCCTGGAATAATTGCAACAGGTATATTTATATTTTTAACAGCTTGGGATGAGCTTATGTTGGCTAGCATATTAACTACCTCGCCTAGAGTACAAACAATACCAGTAGGAATAAGATTATTTATTGGAAGAATACAAAATAGATTTGATTTAACAATGATGGCAGCACTTGTAACGACAATACCAGTTGCAATATTATTCTTTGCATTACAAAAATATTTTGTTCAAGGGATGACAGCAGGAGCAGTAAAAGGATAA
- a CDS encoding BadF/BadG/BcrA/BcrD ATPase family protein produces the protein MYIAGFDGGGTKTHCIIGDENGNILATGNGGPANYQTAGVKRAKKSIEEALEEALLEIGISKNDIDLYMFGLAGADQEQDFEIIHKFIKEIVGDKKYKIYHDSWIGLRSGSEDYSGIVAICGTGSGFSGRRKDGKEIILRNLDYQLGNSGGGNELAEKAIHFAFRSEEGTFDKTELENVIPKLFSVKDMEEVAEIIRNEDISEKVLKKIPIEVFKLANRGDRISQELLISMGETLGRYSASIIKKLEQENEEINIILIGSIYKGESPLLIDSMKQSVRRFVPKAKLIRPDKDPVYGAYFLGVDIINKKIKL, from the coding sequence ATGTATATTGCAGGATTTGATGGAGGAGGGACGAAAACTCACTGTATAATTGGAGATGAAAATGGAAATATATTAGCAACTGGAAATGGTGGACCAGCAAACTATCAAACAGCAGGGGTAAAAAGAGCAAAAAAATCAATAGAAGAAGCATTAGAAGAAGCTTTATTAGAAATAGGAATATCTAAAAATGATATTGATTTATATATGTTTGGATTAGCTGGAGCTGATCAAGAACAGGATTTTGAAATAATCCATAAATTTATAAAAGAGATAGTTGGAGATAAAAAATATAAAATTTATCATGATTCTTGGATCGGGTTAAGAAGTGGAAGCGAAGATTACAGTGGAATTGTAGCAATTTGTGGAACTGGTTCTGGATTTTCTGGCAGAAGAAAAGATGGAAAAGAGATTATATTAAGAAATTTAGATTATCAATTAGGAAATAGTGGTGGTGGAAATGAATTGGCTGAAAAAGCTATACATTTTGCATTCCGTTCAGAAGAAGGTACTTTTGATAAGACAGAACTGGAGAATGTAATACCAAAACTATTTTCAGTTAAAGATATGGAAGAAGTAGCAGAAATAATTAGGAATGAAGATATTAGTGAAAAAGTATTAAAAAAAATACCAATAGAAGTTTTTAAATTGGCAAATAGAGGGGATAGGATATCTCAAGAACTGTTAATATCAATGGGAGAAACTTTAGGAAGATATTCTGCATCTATTATAAAAAAATTAGAGCAGGAAAATGAAGAAATAAATATAATTTTAATAGGAAGTATTTATAAAGGAGAATCACCTTTATTAATTGATTCTATGAAACAAAGTGTAAGAAGATTTGTACCAAAAGCAAAATTAATAAGACCAGATAAAGATCCTGTGTATGGAGCTTATTTTTTAGGAGTAGATATAATTAATAAAAAGATAAAACTATAA
- a CDS encoding methyl-accepting chemotaxis protein codes for MGGKEYRSKNKSFKNIFMIRLISMVLFITLTMSFIVVNIVNKYIEESVYNTNNSIVNGVSSTFDTFIKNTEILVKLLANNPNISKFNLIGSSELLVQYTNKNPLISNIVIYKMDGKKKLKEKMRINGSLKNDFTEKTINKLYNEKKDNIEILKSKDTNKLMLLMISPIYKMNFLGKITKKEGGALVAVISVEKLKEMLLKREILKNKDFYIVNEYGKLIMSNKRAAKEFEDLTKWNKRFKVTSKNGGIIKYSLENIKKIAFSKYNKEYKIGFIIEEAEKVAFRERDRVITIFIIIIILSLLLVIILSDRLAKDVINPLTELTHQIEVVKTGDFDISISDKNLKREDEFGILSNGFKDMIENLKKVLGDINISSKTFNENSDKLNVTIEKNQASIKEINKIAKTLLESSEINNKEIIKGVKSIKKMSSSSEEIAISSMELKDKISETTKFAKNGYAMMGKTVELLDTTYNSFELAAGKMDSLKDSIENIGGIIDSIKNISDQTNLLALNAAIEAARAGEAGKGFAVVANEVKKLANQSNNSAEEITNIISKIKNIVMDTINIFEKNYKELDEVKENSEKTKLQIEKINNFSELSFESVQKSAELTEIGVSLSKDMLELLSTLKLSIEESSKFSKVIDKNIGYQEKDNLEIKAIAVNMKNISLFLNKTLLKFEEEKKEVIEKE; via the coding sequence ATGGGGGGAAAAGAGTATAGAAGTAAAAATAAAAGTTTTAAAAACATTTTTATGATTAGATTAATATCAATGGTGTTGTTTATTACATTAACTATGTCATTTATTGTTGTAAATATAGTTAATAAATATATAGAAGAATCTGTTTATAATACGAATAATAGTATTGTAAATGGAGTGTCTAGCACTTTTGATACTTTTATAAAAAATACCGAGATATTAGTAAAATTATTGGCAAATAATCCTAATATATCTAAATTTAATCTAATTGGTTCTTCTGAATTATTAGTTCAATATACAAATAAAAACCCTTTAATATCTAATATAGTAATTTATAAAATGGATGGAAAAAAGAAATTAAAAGAAAAAATGAGAATAAACGGTTCTTTAAAAAATGATTTTACAGAAAAAACAATTAATAAATTATATAATGAAAAGAAAGATAATATTGAGATATTAAAATCAAAAGATACAAATAAATTAATGCTATTAATGATATCTCCTATTTATAAAATGAATTTTCTAGGAAAAATCACTAAAAAAGAGGGCGGTGCATTAGTAGCTGTAATAAGTGTAGAAAAATTAAAAGAGATGTTATTAAAAAGAGAAATTTTGAAAAATAAAGATTTTTATATAGTAAATGAATATGGAAAATTGATAATGTCAAATAAAAGAGCTGCAAAAGAATTTGAAGATTTAACAAAATGGAATAAAAGATTTAAAGTGACAAGTAAAAATGGTGGAATAATAAAATATTCATTGGAGAATATAAAAAAAATAGCATTTTCTAAATATAACAAAGAATATAAAATTGGATTTATTATTGAAGAAGCAGAAAAAGTTGCATTTAGAGAAAGAGATAGAGTTATAACTATTTTTATAATAATAATTATTTTAAGTTTACTATTAGTTATCATCCTATCAGATAGATTAGCAAAAGATGTAATAAATCCTTTAACTGAATTAACTCATCAAATAGAAGTTGTAAAAACTGGAGATTTTGATATATCAATTAGTGATAAAAATTTAAAAAGAGAAGATGAATTTGGAATACTATCTAATGGATTTAAGGATATGATTGAAAATTTAAAGAAAGTTTTAGGAGATATAAACATAAGTTCTAAAACTTTTAATGAAAATTCAGATAAGTTAAATGTTACAATAGAAAAGAATCAAGCTTCTATAAAAGAGATAAACAAAATAGCTAAAACATTATTAGAGAGTTCGGAAATAAATAACAAAGAGATAATAAAGGGTGTTAAATCAATAAAAAAAATGTCAAGCAGCTCAGAAGAAATTGCTATTTCATCAATGGAATTAAAAGACAAAATTTCTGAAACAACAAAATTTGCAAAAAATGGATATGCTATGATGGGAAAAACAGTTGAATTATTAGATACTACTTATAATTCTTTTGAATTGGCAGCTGGTAAAATGGATTCGCTAAAAGATTCAATTGAAAATATTGGAGGTATAATAGATTCAATAAAAAATATTTCTGATCAAACAAATTTATTAGCATTAAATGCTGCAATAGAAGCTGCAAGAGCAGGTGAGGCTGGAAAAGGGTTTGCAGTAGTTGCAAATGAAGTAAAAAAACTAGCGAATCAATCAAATAATTCTGCAGAAGAGATAACAAATATTATTTCTAAAATTAAAAATATTGTAATGGATACAATAAACATTTTTGAAAAAAATTATAAAGAGTTAGATGAAGTAAAAGAAAATAGTGAAAAAACAAAATTACAGATAGAAAAAATAAATAATTTTTCTGAACTATCTTTTGAATCAGTTCAAAAAAGTGCTGAATTAACTGAAATAGGAGTAAGCCTTTCAAAAGATATGCTAGAATTATTATCGACATTAAAATTATCAATAGAAGAGAGTTCTAAATTTTCAAAAGTTATAGATAAAAATATAGGATATCAAGAAAAAGATAACTTAGAGATAAAAGCTATAGCTGTAAATATGAAAAATATATCATTATTTTTAAATAAAACGTTATTAAAATTTGAAGAAGAAAAAAAAGAAGTAATAGAGAAAGAATAG
- a CDS encoding polysaccharide deacetylase family protein — MSKRYLIINNDDFGMFHAVNRTTKELLVNKLISSATVMMPCPWVMEVVHFLKENKNIDVGVHLTLTSEWEDYRWGPTLPKDKVPSLVDEEGYFYKTVEEVVEYADYDEIKMELNNQILLAMKNGINFTHIDNHMFTLFGKNFHKIAFELSQKYKVPFRFAKVIDENLCGEFSEDELNLYYYYANLSEENGIKVPDRLATSGYFMEEGETYEMFKQEFIDFLKSVDYGVTEYFFHPIKDDEEAKAANPYWEKRYWEYQIIKEDEVWEVIKEREIELISWRPLKEKLI, encoded by the coding sequence ATGTCAAAACGATATTTAATAATAAATAATGATGATTTTGGAATGTTTCATGCTGTGAATAGAACAACTAAAGAACTTTTAGTGAATAAACTGATATCTTCAGCTACAGTTATGATGCCTTGCCCATGGGTAATGGAAGTAGTTCATTTCTTGAAAGAAAATAAAAATATAGATGTAGGAGTTCATCTTACTCTTACAAGTGAATGGGAAGATTATAGATGGGGACCAACATTACCAAAAGATAAAGTTCCATCTCTTGTGGATGAAGAGGGATATTTTTATAAAACAGTTGAAGAAGTTGTGGAATATGCAGATTATGATGAAATTAAAATGGAATTAAATAATCAGATATTATTGGCAATGAAAAATGGAATTAACTTTACACATATTGATAATCATATGTTTACTTTATTTGGAAAAAATTTCCATAAAATAGCATTTGAACTTAGTCAAAAATATAAAGTTCCATTTAGATTTGCTAAAGTTATAGATGAAAATTTATGTGGTGAATTCTCAGAAGATGAATTAAATTTATATTATTATTATGCTAATTTATCAGAAGAAAATGGGATAAAAGTTCCTGATAGATTAGCAACTTCTGGGTATTTTATGGAAGAGGGAGAAACTTATGAAATGTTTAAACAAGAATTTATTGATTTTTTAAAAAGTGTAGATTATGGAGTTACTGAATATTTTTTTCATCCTATAAAAGATGATGAAGAGGCAAAAGCTGCTAATCCATATTGGGAAAAAAGATATTGGGAGTATCAAATTATAAAAGAAGATGAAGTTTGGGAAGTTATAAAAGAAAGAGAAATAGAACTTATTTCTTGGAGGCCATTAAAAGAAAAATTAATTTAG
- a CDS encoding 6-phospho-beta-glucosidase, which translates to MKGLKFVVIGGGSSYTPELVEGIIKKRDTLPVSELILVDIEEGREKVEINYNLVKRMFKKEKMQTKISFTLDRKEALKGADFVLSQFRVGRLEARARDERIPLERGFVGQETTGAGGFAKALRTIPVILDICKDIEEVAKDAWLINFTNPAGIITEAVNKYSNVKVIGLCNVPINMKYDAAEELGVSAEKIRTEIMGLNHLSFVTKVMLNGENKINEILKGSKLDGKDTMKNIEKIDDFEEYNKKIGLISSPYLQYFFFPDKMIEKELKNIKDGKGTRAVQVMKIEKTLFEKYKDVKLDIKPKELEERGGARYSEIAINLIDSIYNNLNNEYVVNVVNNGSIVDLPENVVVEVNCIVNNEGARPLHMGHLPKSVKGLIQQVKSYEEYTIEAAVEGNREKALIALINNPLVRNVDKAEELLEEILNQNKKYLSNFFKED; encoded by the coding sequence ATGAAAGGATTAAAATTTGTTGTAATTGGTGGTGGAAGTAGTTATACTCCAGAGCTTGTAGAAGGAATTATAAAAAAAAGAGATACTCTTCCAGTAAGTGAACTTATATTAGTAGACATTGAAGAGGGAAGAGAGAAAGTTGAAATAAATTATAATTTAGTAAAGAGAATGTTTAAAAAAGAGAAGATGCAAACAAAAATTAGTTTTACGTTAGATAGAAAAGAAGCTTTAAAAGGAGCAGATTTTGTTTTATCTCAATTTAGAGTTGGAAGATTAGAAGCTAGAGCTAGAGATGAAAGAATTCCATTAGAAAGAGGATTTGTGGGACAAGAGACAACAGGAGCTGGAGGATTTGCAAAAGCATTAAGAACAATTCCAGTAATATTAGATATTTGTAAAGATATAGAAGAAGTGGCAAAAGATGCTTGGCTTATAAATTTTACAAATCCTGCTGGAATAATAACAGAAGCTGTAAACAAATATAGTAATGTAAAAGTTATTGGATTATGTAATGTACCTATTAATATGAAATATGATGCAGCAGAAGAATTAGGAGTCTCTGCAGAGAAAATAAGAACGGAAATTATGGGATTAAACCATTTGAGTTTTGTAACAAAAGTAATGTTAAATGGTGAAAATAAAATTAATGAGATATTAAAAGGAAGTAAACTTGACGGAAAAGATACTATGAAAAATATAGAAAAAATAGATGATTTTGAAGAGTATAATAAAAAAATAGGGTTAATTTCATCTCCATATTTACAATATTTTTTCTTTCCAGATAAAATGATAGAGAAAGAATTAAAAAATATAAAAGATGGTAAAGGGACAAGAGCAGTACAAGTTATGAAAATAGAAAAAACATTATTTGAAAAATATAAAGATGTTAAATTAGATATTAAGCCAAAAGAATTAGAAGAAAGAGGAGGAGCAAGATATTCAGAAATTGCAATAAATTTAATTGATAGTATTTATAATAATTTAAATAATGAATATGTTGTGAATGTAGTTAATAATGGTTCAATTGTAGATCTGCCAGAAAATGTAGTAGTGGAAGTAAACTGTATAGTTAATAATGAAGGAGCAAGACCTTTACATATGGGACATTTACCAAAATCTGTAAAAGGATTAATTCAACAAGTAAAATCATATGAAGAATACACAATAGAAGCAGCAGTTGAAGGAAATAGAGAAAAGGCATTAATAGCACTTATTAATAATCCTTTAGTAAGAAATGTGGATAAAGCAGAGGAGTTATTAGAAGAAATATTAAATCAAAATAAAAAGTATCTTTCTAATTTTTTTAAGGAGGACTAG
- a CDS encoding extracellular solute-binding protein, whose protein sequence is MKLRKHLVLVIMGLFLVGLVSNAGVFDFIFKKGNKKESKQVETAKKAVELTMWVTPDAEHEADLKNIIKKFEDKTGMKVKITVLGWDIVWDKLTTAATSGIGPDVVEIGGTWVSSIAAMGVLEDLSKYYKDDMEKDYLPATLKYSSTVGVPGKMISLPWVTDGYLWYYRKDLYEKAGLDPKKVFDTWDSFSAAMKKLDAMNFKTDKGEKIPAFAHGGKNDWNIIHMMGGFIWQNGGNYISADGKKSLIADPKSVEAIKYFTNFARTGIVPKKYLEKDPSEIEAIYGEGGIATILTGPWFAAQMDKTLSGLYDTETDDKTSLAKSKFVYKNTDVAEPLAGSAGRYTFSGTNNLAVFNFSKHKKEAAGLVKYLTDDEGAQIAYAKATGLFPVSVAAVNSPFVTENHYRSAVKYAFDHDYVKVYPSVPAWGPIETVLTKNLGLIWDLVSGVDGKYTDEKLMKVIDETKREMNLVISQTGTE, encoded by the coding sequence ATGAAATTGAGAAAACATCTAGTATTGGTTATAATGGGGTTATTTCTAGTAGGATTAGTTTCGAATGCAGGGGTATTTGATTTTATATTTAAGAAAGGAAATAAAAAAGAGAGTAAACAAGTTGAAACTGCCAAAAAAGCAGTAGAGCTTACAATGTGGGTAACACCAGATGCAGAACATGAGGCAGATTTAAAAAATATAATAAAGAAATTTGAAGATAAAACTGGAATGAAAGTAAAAATTACAGTTTTAGGTTGGGATATTGTATGGGATAAATTAACTACAGCAGCTACAAGTGGAATAGGACCAGATGTAGTGGAAATTGGCGGAACATGGGTATCAAGTATTGCTGCTATGGGAGTGTTAGAAGATTTATCAAAATATTATAAAGATGACATGGAAAAAGATTATTTACCAGCAACTTTAAAATATAGTAGTACCGTTGGCGTGCCTGGAAAAATGATAAGTTTACCATGGGTTACAGATGGATACTTATGGTATTATAGAAAAGATTTATATGAAAAAGCTGGCTTAGATCCTAAAAAAGTATTTGATACATGGGATTCATTTAGTGCAGCAATGAAAAAATTAGATGCTATGAATTTTAAAACGGATAAGGGAGAAAAAATACCAGCATTTGCTCATGGTGGAAAAAATGATTGGAATATTATACATATGATGGGTGGATTTATTTGGCAAAATGGTGGAAATTATATAAGCGCAGATGGAAAAAAATCTTTAATTGCAGATCCAAAATCAGTAGAAGCAATTAAATATTTTACAAATTTTGCAAGAACAGGAATCGTTCCAAAGAAATATTTAGAAAAAGATCCTTCAGAGATAGAAGCTATTTATGGAGAAGGTGGAATAGCTACAATATTAACTGGACCTTGGTTTGCTGCTCAAATGGATAAAACTTTATCTGGACTATATGATACAGAAACTGATGATAAAACATCTCTTGCTAAATCAAAATTTGTATATAAAAATACAGATGTAGCAGAACCTTTAGCAGGTTCTGCAGGAAGATACACTTTTTCTGGAACTAATAATTTAGCAGTATTTAATTTTTCTAAACATAAAAAAGAAGCAGCTGGATTAGTAAAATATTTAACTGATGATGAAGGAGCGCAAATAGCATATGCAAAAGCAACAGGTTTATTCCCTGTATCAGTTGCAGCTGTTAATTCACCATTTGTAACAGAAAATCATTATAGAAGTGCTGTAAAATATGCGTTTGATCATGATTATGTAAAAGTTTATCCATCAGTTCCAGCTTGGGGACCAATTGAAACAGTTTTAACTAAAAACTTGGGACTTATTTGGGACTTAGTATCAGGAGTTGATGGCAAATATACAGATGAAAAACTTATGAAAGTAATTGATGAAACAAAAAGAGAAATGAATCTTGTAATCTCTCAAACTGGAACAGAATAA